The Chelonia mydas isolate rCheMyd1 chromosome 1, rCheMyd1.pri.v2, whole genome shotgun sequence nucleotide sequence AACGGTTAGATTTCACAATACAAATCCTTTATACCTGTTGTATGAATAATGAACATACaaacatcacttttcacagcacatTTACTCAGCACTGGCAAGCTAGGGGACACTCTAagccagtgtttttcaaacatgGCCACCAGAGCCTTCTCTTGGgtccactgcctcctgggtggTGATTGGGGGGGGTCCCCTGGACCTGCCAGAAGGAGTTGGGTCCTGCCCCCCTGGAGCCagaaatgctggaggagcaggcagctggtgtgttctccaccttcctgggggcggtggggcttgggcttgtgGTTGCAGCCACGTGGTGGTGAGCAGCAGGCCCCAGGCTTATCactttctctccccccttccccccccaaaaaacccacacttggttcctgctgcctccttcggccctggacttcagccacagggcagcaggctctggccccagccctgcagtggccTGTGTGTGCTGGCCCCAGgctcaccaccacctgcctgtAGTCTGTGGCCCCCACTGCCTCATCtatccctgggctctgggtgtGTAGCAGTGGACTCCATCCCAAGGCCCCAGCTACGGGGCTTTGGCCTCTGGTCCCAGGCTCACCTATCACCCTTGGCCCCTGCTGCATCTTTCAGCTGCATGACAGTGGGCTCCTGGTCACAGGGCTTCAGGTGCTGGCTCCAGGCTCACCCCCCACCTTCCAAATCTgagctggcccctgctgccttctTCCCCATCCACAGCTTAATTTTTCCCCTAGCTTGCCAGTGCTGAGTAAatgtgctgtgaaaagtgatatttgtatgttcattaatatttttcataGGAGCAAACAtacaaataccacttttcacagcagcaggttTACTAGCTAGCAAATGTGTGGCCTTTTGctggcctttaaaaaaagaaaccaaagatAAGAGCATGCAAAACACCTTATtcttgtttctgttctgtttaggttaggtaaagaatagagacaactactttatttttattactgagttaACAACAAAACCCAGACTCTTCATAAATTACAATGGTTTGGGACGTTTATATGCATGTTAggttttttcctaaaattaattagtattttaggaaaaatagtAAGCCAAGAGTTGGTGGCCATGCTCTGAGGCAACCAAAATTTGTTGAGAAACCCTGCTCCAAGCTGAGATTCCAGGGGGAGTGATCATACTGCACGTGCAGAGAATTTTACTGCCAAACATTTGTAGCTGTCAAATTAGCTGTCAAACATTTGTAAAAGCATGCCTTAATACTGTTAAATTGACCATTTCTGTCATTTTTTAAAGCTGCATATAGCTCAAATACTTCCTGACTCACATTGGGTTGTACAAGCTATCATTGAATAATCCTGGCATACTACATTAAATAATTAATGGCAGTTGGAAAAAATAgcctggtttgtgtgtgtggatttttttaaaacaaaaaaaccccggTTTTCCTCATTTTAAGCAATTTTGATCCTCTTCATCTACTCCCAGATATCTGGTACTGGATGAAGCTGATCGCATGCTTGATATGGGGTTTGAGCCTCAAATTCGCCGTATTGTTGAACAAGATACTATGCCACCAAAGGGAGTTCGTCATACCATGATGTTCAGTGCTACTTTTCCCAAGGAAATCCAGGTACTGTCTGGCTTGAGGCTTTTTTGAACTACAAGCTTAATGTAGTACTTTCTGAACTCCCCCAGTCCTTGTGGGGGGAAcatggtgaatttttttttgtctacCTCCTAGATGCTTGCCCGTGACTTCCTGGATGAATATATCTTCCTGGCTGTTGGCAGAGTTGGCTCTACATCTGAGAACATCACACAGAAAGTAGTGTGGGTGGAAGAGTCAGACAAACGGTCATTTCTGCTTGACCTGCTAAATGCCACAGGTAAAGACTGTTTGGGAGAATTTCAACACAGCTCTAATGGCTCAGGTAATGAGAATCTATGTTAGGTGGAGGAAAAGCTGTTAGTCTTTTCCTCCCTGTTTTTTCATATGTTGTGAATGTTTTTGCTTTGACTGACTTAAAACAGTATGCATGCAAATAAACTTCTTGGGTAATATAAAGATCATGGGAGGGGGAATGGCCTTGGTACTCATCTCTCATTGAATGAAGTAATGTAATAAATACACAATTAAACTGCAACAGAAGATACAGAAACTACCTTTTACCAGTTGGGGGTGCTAAATATTTGCAGATGTAGCATTGCTGGTGGTAAATCTGTAGTTTAACTTCTTGCATTAGGCAAAGATTCACTGACTCTGGTGTTCGTGGAGACTAAAAAGGGAGCTGATTCTCTGGAGGACTTTCTCTACCACGAAGGATACGCTTGTACAAGCATCCATGGAGATCGCtctcagagagacagagaagaagCTCTGCACCAGTTCCGCTCAGGCAGAAGCCCAATTCTGGTTGCCACAGCAGTAAGTCCCTAACTTTTCTTTCTGAAGATGTATGTTAAATTTCACTTTATTCTTGTGAAGCTTTGCTAAGAGCTGACAGTTGAACTTCTTCACCATTAGGTTGCAGCAAGAGGATTGGACATTTCAAATGTGAAACACGTCATAAACTTTGACTTGCCAAGTGACATTGAAGAATATGTGCATCGCATTGGTCGTACAGGCCGTGTGGGAAACCTTGGTAAGACTCTTAAAAGTGAATTGTCTGCTAGAAGATGCTCTTCAAGTGTAGTATTCCAGTGGGTTATAAGTAACACTATATATAAATTAGCTATAGAGTAAACTTGAACTACAAAACAAAGCTTACTTGATCTACTGTTTCAGACAAACCCACGTCTAGTCTTTGTAGCAGTAATCTTAATTCCAGTTTTATTAAACTGAGCAAAATTCCGTGCAAATCTTTTATTGCTCcagtctctcccctttcccccatgtCTAAAGCCATAGTAGAATAGGTAGGAAGGCAGTATGGGAAACCAGTAGGTATCAAGTGATTAAAAAGTAAACCGCAGTTAATAGAATACTGTTtaaattttggatgttttctaagttttcaaatatattgatttcaattacaacaagtgtaaagtgctcactttatatattaCAAACTGTGCTATAAACaaggaaatactatttttcaattcacctcatacgagtactgtagtgcagactttatcatgaaagttgaacttacaaatgtagaattatgtaccaaaaacctgtttttatttttggcttCAAGCTAAAATTTTAGTGCCTGCAAGTCCGCttggtcctacttcagccaattagtcagacaaacaagttttttacAGTTCAGCTGCCCGCTTTTTATTttctcacctgaaagtgagaacaggtgttcacatggcactgttataaccagtgttgcaaaatatttgtgcCACATGCAGTGAAGATTCATATATCTTTGTGATTCAGTCGCCAGtctagaggacatgcatccatgttaATGAGGGGTTCTGATCAATAGTGATCAAAAGtggtgcagactgatgcatgttcacttttatctgaatcagatgccaccagcagaaggttcggtgtggttgtttttttgttttggtggttcaggttctgtagctTCCACATCAGGAGTGTTTgctcttaagacttctgaaagcatgctccacacctcatccctcttggattgtggaaggcacttcagattcttaaacagtGGGTCAGGTGCTGTAGCaaactttagaaatctcacattggtaccttcacTGCAGATTTTGACAACGCaaagaaagtgttcttaaaatgaacaatgtgaTGGGTTATtagttatagcagtctcagatgttagaatgcaggtaaaatggagaggagacatactattctcccccaaggaattcagtcataaatttaatgcttttttttttttaaaacaagcagcATCAGcgtagaagcatgtcctctggaatggtggccaaagcatgaaggggcatgtgaATGTTTAGCATCTCGGGCactaaataccttgcaatgccagctacaaaagtaccatgcaaatgcctgttcttgctttctggtgaccattgtaaataagagggcaacattatctcctgtaaatgtaatcAGACTTgttttgtcttagcgattgactgaaTGTGTTCAAGTACACATTCATCTGAGCTACACAGAAATAGTGTCTTGAAGCATCATACCAAGTTACCTAATGTTgagaatcagttttatttttttaaagggcttgCCACCTCATTCTTCAATGAGAGGAACATAAACATCACCAAGGACTTGCTGGATCTCCTTGTTGAAGCGAAACAGGAAGTACCATCGTGGTTGGAAAACATGGCTTATGAGCAGATTCATAAGGGTGGTAGCAGTCGTGGGCGTTCGAAGAGGTAACTTGAATAGGACTCTGACTACTTAAGGGCATAATCCATTTTATGCCAGTTCCACGGTTGCAGATTCAGGTTCCTATTGCCTAAACCTTTGCTTTAATTAAACTTCAGATAACATGGAAGACAGTTTTAGCTGAGATTTTAGTATTGCTGTCTGTGATTGCAGTGTGAGTCCTCTAAACTGCTCCAAGTTGTTGGTCTTAACATTTGCCTTCATTTGTATTTCCAACTCTACTATAAAGGATCTCTGAGAATTTGCTCTTCCGTTAGaagttttttcttcagtttttgtttcaaaatgagcCCCCCGTAGGAAGCCACATCTTGTCATTAAAGTCCCCTCTATGCTAAAATCTCCTCTTCTGAAAGTCTCCAAAATCCAGTTATCCTGGATAGGAATAACTCCTCTTTTAAGAGCTGAATAATCATTTTGGGAAGAGGAACAAATaagacaagtttttttttttacacattagAAACCATTGGAAAACCAAGTGTGCTTTACCACTTGGAATAGATAgatgtgctttttatttttttaatagcttcCACTATTATGCAGTAAAAAAAGGTCTCAATCATATTGCATCAGCTGAGACACTTTCCTGCTGTAAGAGATTCATTCTGTGCTATTAACCAATAAATGAATTGCTGCCATATGGACAAGAATATTTCTTGTTGCACTACTATACTGTGGGTTCCAAGCCAGTGAACATGGGGGCTGAAGATATTGTAGCCATCTTTAGATGGCTATAGATTAAGAGGGAGTGAACTCCTTCATATAGAAAAACAACTCTAGATGGTGCAGCAGAATAAATGAGCAgcataatggggggggggggggtgtaaacaAAAGTGCCTATGAAAtgtcagtctttttttttcttattaatcTGTAGTTATCAGTTTTGAGTGAATTAGTGGTATTTGTCACTAGTTCCTTAAATAGCTAGTACTGCTCTTCAGCTGCTTCCTCTTCACCCCTGTACAACTGGGGGGTTGTACTGTATCAGACCTATAGCTGAACTCTAAAAAAGCAACTCTCTCAGTAGTCTAGGAGTCTACATTCTTGCCATCTGTTATGGTTTAGTCAACTGAAAAGTAAGCTACATAGATTGACAGTAACGtcttttcttctgcttctttcaAATGGAACATGGACAGCATGAGGCTGTCAGTCGCAGTGAGAGGCTTGCAAGCAACAAACAGTGGTGCTGAAACTAAGCGATAAGGGCACTGCTATATTCtacaaaaattcatttcaaaCAGCTTTACAAAACTCTGCCCTAGATTTCAAAGCAGCTATCTTAATAATTGCATTCTGCCAGACCGCAATAAGAACAAGCTGTGAATGTTTCTCTTTCTGTATAGTCGGTTCAGTGGAGGATTTGGTGCCAGAGACTATCGAACAAGTAGCGGTGGCAGCAGTAGTAGCTTTAGCAGTAGTCGACCAAGCAGCAGCCGCAGCGGTGGTGGCAGTAGCAGCAGCGGCCATGGAGGCAGCAGAGGATTTGGAGGTAATTGTCTGTCTGTCCTTGTAATCCAATACAAAGGAGGGGGCTGGTGATGGCAGCTTCAAAACAAGCTCTAGAACTTTTTTAGGAAAACCAGGTCTTgtcttaaaacaaattttataaagTAGCCAACTCTTAAATGTTTGTCTGTGTAAGGGCTGTGAATTTACTATAGCCTGTTACACTGAACTTTACAATTCAGAGGATGATTTAGCTGGCACAATATATCTGTTGTCCTACCCAAAATTATTGTAAACTGGTTACACACTGAAGCTTTCCTAATCTCTTAATTTTTAGCTTTACAATACCATGTGTTCTCATCCGCTGCcgcctctcttcttccccctgccctccccccatcttGATCCACAGAAAGCTTCTGTCcagggaagaagagaaggggGTAGCCTGTGTAAGGACATAAAGGTTTTAGTAAGTTGATATGGTTTTGTTCTTTTCTAATAGGTGGTGGCTATGGAGGCGGCTTCTACAACAGTGATGGATATGGAGGAAACTATAACTCCCAGGGGGTTGACTGGTGGGGCAACTGAGTCTGCTTGCAGCAGACATCCCACCAAACAAGCTAATATGGAAACCACATGTAACTTAGCCAGACTATACCTTGTGTAGCTTCAAGAACTCGCAGTACATTACCAGCTGTGATTctccactgaaattttttttaagggagctcaaggtcacagaagaaACAAAAGGAACAAGCAGCCCTATTTTGAAGGTGAAGATTCCATTGCTGTAGTCAGGATTAactcccctcccagccaccctAACCCCAAACTGCATTTCTAATTTTGTGACTGAGGATCATTTGTTTGTTAATGTACTGTGCCTTTAACTTTAGACAACTTTTATTTTGATGTCCTGTTGGCTCAGTAATGCTCAAGATATCAATTGTTGACAAAATCAAAATTACTGAACTTGAGCTAAAATCAAACCTTGGCACACAGGTGTGATACAACTTAAACAGGAATCATCGGTTCATCCATAATATTACAAAAACTTATGCGGTAGCCTGCATTAGGGCTTTTGATACttgcagatttgaaaaaaaaacaacaaacaaacatctTGAAGCATATCAATGGAATTAGTTTCTAATGTGGCAAAACTGTACTAAGTTAAAGTTCTGATTTGCTCACTCTATCCTGGATAGGTACTTAGAACCTGATAGTCTTTAATAAGCCATTCCAGTCATGATGAGATGATGTATGGATACATGCATACATTAAAAGCACTGTTTTTGAAGTTAATGCAAGTAAATACAGCAATTCCTTTTTCAATGTTTAGGCAGATCATTAATGTGAGCTAGCCAAATGTGGGCAGAATATTACAGGGAACGTTTAAAGGTCTGATAACTTGAAATAGTTTTTAGGAGAATTCATCtatttagactttttaaaaatgcctgcCATATGAAATTGAAATGGTAGAATGGCTGACCACAACAGTGACTGGTCCTCCTTAAGGGCCTGACTGATTTTGGTCTAATAACGCATGCTAGTGTTGATGTTTTTTGGTCAAGAGGGTATGAACAGGAAGAATTATGCAGCAGGCTTTATTTTAATGCAGATTCACATTACTCTGTTCAAGCTGCGTTGAGATGTTAAACTGGCTTACTGTAGACTTTGTAAAATGGCTCCAGAAGAGTAACAAACAAATCTTGAGATCACAGAGGTTGGAAATGTACATAACTGCACAAGGTTTCAATTCTGCTATTAAAGTGCAGTTTTAGTCAGTTTTAGTTGCATAGGTTTCCATTGTATTTATAGTCTGTTTATGCTAAATCTGGCCAAAGATAAGTATTGTCCACCAGTAAAATGCCTCTGCCACTTGGAATTTCTGTGCTAACTTTTGTGGCCAGAGCCATTATCAACTCTTAATCTACAGTGGCATAGGAAAATGGCAAAAATCTCCTAAAGTGCAATAGATTTTTTCAAGTGTATTGTGCCTTGTTCTAAAACTTTTATTAAGTAGGTGCACTTGACAGTATTGAGGTCATTTGTTATGGTGCTATTTCAATTAGTCTAGGTTTAGGCCCTTGTACATTTTGCCCATAACTTTTTACAAAATACTTCTTTTATTGCACATTCAGAGAATTTTATATAGGTCTTGTGTGCGTGTCCTTAACTTCCAATCTTATTTTGTCTCTTGGAGATTGAACGCAGCTTGTCTAAGGAGAAGGAACTAGattctaaaatttatttgggaCCATGGGAATGATAGCTGGGAAGAAAACTATTTGCACACGAGATTTCTAGATACTTTTTGCTGCTAGTTTTGTgtaatatttattgaacatttttgacaaatatttatttttgtaagccTAAAAGTGATTCTTTGAAAGTTTAAAGAAACTTGACCAAAAGACAGTACAAAAACACTGGCACTTGAATGTTGAATGTCACCGTATGCGTGAAATTATATATTTCGGGGTAGTGTGAGCTTTTAATGTTTAAGTCATATTAAACTCTTAAGTCAAATTAAGCAGACCCGGCATTGGCGGTGTAGCCATAACTTTCTGATAGTAAAACAAAAATTGGcaacttaaaattaaacatgccAAGGTTTTGATACACTTGTCTTAAGATATTAATGAAACACTTCTAAACACTGATGTGAAGTGTCCAGATTCTCAGATGTTTGTTTGCGTGAGTTTTGTTtagttgtgtgtggttttttgtttttgtttatttttcagtgaatGTCTGGCACATTGCAATCCTCAAACATGTGGTTATCTTTGTTGTATTGGCATAATCAGTGACTTGTGCATTTTAGCAAGTTTTATCAGCCAACAATATTTTCAGTTCAGAAATAAGGATTAAAAATCATATGCAAAGAATGGGTTTAAACTTGCTGAATGTAAAAAATTCAACTTCAAGTCACTGTAGGTTTAGTAATTGCTTATTGTATTAGTTTAGATGCTAGCACTGCATGTGCTGTGCATTACtcttgattttattaaaataaaaagttgaaCTGCACAGAGTCCACTCATTTCTAAGCATCACTATTTCATGTCAGATCTGTAAACTGAACAATTTAGTGCAATT carries:
- the DDX3X gene encoding ATP-dependent RNA helicase DDX3X isoform X4, which produces MSHVAVENALSLDQQFAGLDLNSSDSQSGGSTAKGRYIPPHLRNREPSKQGFDSGWNSGRDKDAYSSFGARSDRGGKSSFFSERGNGSRGGRYEDRGRGGDYDGIGSRGDRGGFGRFDRGGNSRWSEKSDEDDWSKPLPPSDRLEQELFSGGNTGINFEKYDDIPVEATGSNCPPHIESFSDLDMGEIIMGNIELTRYTRPTPVQKHAIPIIKDKRDLMACAQTGSGKTAAFLLPILSQIYTDGPGDALRAMKENGRYGRRKQYPISLVLAPTRELAVQIYEEARKFAYRSKVRPCVVYGGADIGQQIRDLERGCHLLVATPGRLVDMMERGKIGLDFCKYLVLDEADRMLDMGFEPQIRRIVEQDTMPPKGVRHTMMFSATFPKEIQMLARDFLDEYIFLAVGRVGSTSENITQKVVWVEESDKRSFLLDLLNATGKDCLGEFQHSSNGSGKDSLTLVFVETKKGADSLEDFLYHEGYACTSIHGDRSQRDREEALHQFRSGRSPILVATAVAARGLDISNVKHVINFDLPSDIEEYVHRIGRTGRVGNLGLATSFFNERNINITKDLLDLLVEAKQEVPSWLENMAYEQIHKGGSSRGRSKSRFSGGFGARDYRTSSGGSSSSFSSSRPSSSRSGGGSSSSGHGGSRGFGGGGYGGGFYNSDGYGGNYNSQGVDWWGN